In the Fibrobacter sp. UWB4 genome, one interval contains:
- a CDS encoding Spy/CpxP family protein refolding chaperone gives MNASTKTFFASIIILACSLGFAIGAFCFADRSFGASCCSRQSTCIPSHNQCTCGCENHGDCDKNDCACSCCKRGGMHHGKHHGEFHGERFHDRDFRDGRPEGPREHFKEGKHFDKKFDFKKGPGPEFMDSILQVTHEQRAALDQQRIVMDSTFKALRKQKKDAEKALHEALDSNDEKKIAAAKAGILKAQEALLDHRINGVKNFNKILTKEQLEKFKSFHKDHRNKP, from the coding sequence ATGAACGCATCCACAAAAACTTTCTTCGCAAGCATCATCATTCTTGCTTGCTCTCTCGGATTTGCCATTGGAGCCTTCTGCTTTGCAGACCGAAGCTTTGGCGCATCTTGCTGCTCCAGGCAGTCAACATGCATTCCATCGCATAACCAATGCACCTGCGGCTGCGAAAACCACGGCGATTGCGACAAGAACGACTGCGCCTGCAGCTGCTGCAAGCGCGGCGGCATGCATCACGGCAAGCACCACGGTGAATTCCATGGAGAACGCTTCCATGACAGAGATTTCCGCGATGGCCGCCCTGAAGGTCCGCGCGAACACTTCAAAGAAGGCAAGCATTTCGACAAGAAGTTCGACTTCAAGAAAGGCCCCGGCCCAGAATTCATGGATTCCATTCTCCAGGTCACGCACGAACAAAGAGCCGCCCTCGACCAGCAGCGCATTGTAATGGACTCTACATTCAAAGCCCTCCGCAAGCAGAAGAAAGATGCAGAAAAGGCTTTGCACGAAGCGCTCGACAGCAATGACGAAAAGAAGATTGCCGCAGCTAAGGCCGGCATTCTCAAGGCTCAGGAAGCATTGCTCGACCACAGAATTAATGGCGTAAAGAATTTCAACAAGATCCTTACCAAGGAACAGCTCGAAAAATTCAAGAGCTTCCACAAGGATCACCGCAATAAGCCCTAG
- a CDS encoding RNA polymerase sigma factor — translation MDEKVIIKKIQQGCREALGVLWKSHSTNVLNLAFRMLKNRDEAEDVLMDIFVSVPGKIKKFRGDSALNTWLYRLTVNECLMRLRSKKRHAELEEEHIDLVTVSALGSKHEEQADYDPELLEFGLSKLSAETRSMLWLKDAEDLGIKDLSEIYNMPEGTIKARLSRARTVVKNYLQENLNYA, via the coding sequence ATGGACGAAAAAGTCATCATAAAGAAGATTCAACAAGGATGTCGTGAAGCGCTTGGAGTGCTGTGGAAAAGTCATAGCACAAACGTGCTGAACCTTGCGTTCAGAATGCTCAAGAATCGCGACGAAGCTGAAGACGTCTTGATGGACATTTTCGTCTCCGTTCCAGGGAAAATCAAGAAGTTCCGCGGCGATAGCGCACTCAACACCTGGCTGTACCGCCTCACCGTGAACGAATGCCTCATGCGGCTGCGCTCCAAGAAGCGCCATGCCGAACTTGAAGAAGAGCACATCGATCTTGTGACCGTTTCCGCTCTCGGAAGCAAGCACGAGGAACAAGCCGATTACGACCCGGAACTCTTGGAATTTGGACTGTCAAAGCTCTCCGCCGAAACGCGAAGCATGCTCTGGCTCAAGGACGCCGAAGATCTTGGCATCAAGGACCTGTCCGAGATCTACAACATGCCCGAGGGCACCATCAAGGCAAGGCTCAGCCGAGCAAGAACAGTCGTCAAGAACTATTTACAGGAGAACCTGAACTATGCATGA